In one Chelmon rostratus isolate fCheRos1 chromosome 7, fCheRos1.pri, whole genome shotgun sequence genomic region, the following are encoded:
- the LOC121609018 gene encoding protein FAM124B — translation MFRRAAVLKRAEDENVDSGAETAESDCSRMSSGIKLMTSQARQQQRQQQLLLMNLHLLANPGDSLLLQHTLDRLLRWLCPSLRIFHVSERASPFRSYTRLCPVTGYPSLAITFFLHEAYGEERILKVLDFFQRPPWQYHHTESCGRHTGGIHITSSSSPASALMRPYLLPSRDFYSLGAGMPVWGVRPVHCGGEILRVTLYSGYDNYEDAVRLYETVLQRQAEEQKTGFCWFTLHTEPGLCLQLALKQLSPGVRVEPCSSAVLQFSVEEIGQLVPLLPNPCTPISTTRWQTEDLDGNKVLFQVKTPAQPQRPLTCAFPLNCPSVPPRGIQLRSSVQGHSLSPCSLTMPLSWQTHRQGHRPRSDPVLEKLHGGGGGAESLGSGSCCSTPPGSSCYSSQRSSPALPSTTNHPDSPLRPSITRSLSHLLLEEDEEEPETNVDTGVPVSLTHSDTAVKTIARSSSMDLLMSLRSERPAAVGASAGEGLAKELIECLPGTRIHPQCPSRTWGSAGCTDAARKGCGSRTVAAGQSPSRGPVVENRTTAELLSARTNNEEPLDEFFI, via the exons ATGTTTCGAAGGGCGGCGGTGTTAAAGAGGGCCGAAGATGAAAACGTGGACTCTGGGGCTGAAACTGCCGA ATCTGACTGCAGCAGGATGTCATCTGGCA tTAAGCTCATGACCAGCCAGGcgaggcagcagcagcggcagcagcagctcctgctaaTGAACTTGCATCTGCTGGCCAACCCTGGagactcactgctgctgcagcacacccTGGACCGCCTCCTCCGCTGGCTCTGCCCGAGCCTCCGCATCTTCCATGTGTCAGAAAGGGCCTCTCCATTCAGAAGTTACACCCGCCTCTGTCCTGTAACAG GCTACCCTTCTCTGGCCATCACTTTCTTCCTCCATGAGGCATATGGAGAGGAGCGAATCCTCAAAGTGCTGGACTTCTTTCAGCGTCCGCCCTGGCAGTACCACCACACAGAGAGCTGCGGCAGACACACTGGAGGGATCCACATTACCTCCAGCAGCTCTCCTGCCAGTGCACTGATGCGGCCCTACCTCCTGCCCAGCAGAGACTTCTACAGCTTGGGTGCAGGGATGCCTGTGTGGGGGGTTCGACCGGTGCACTGTGGAGGAGAAATACTGCGCGTGACACTGTACAGTGGATATGACAACTATGAGGATGCTGTGCGGCTCTATGAGACTGTACTGCAGCGACAGGCAGAGGAACAGAAGACAGGCTTCTGCTGGTTCACTCTCCACACTG AGCCTGGGCTGTGCCTGCAGCTGGCTTTAAAACAGTTGTCACCAGGGGTTCGGGTGGAGCCGTGCAGCTCTGCCGTGCTGCAGTTCAGTGTAGAAGAGATTGGCCAGCTTGTCCCTCTGTTGCCCAACCCCTGTACCCCCATCAGTACTACCCGCTGGCAGACAGAAGACCTTGATGGCAACAAAGTTCTCTTCCAG gtgaaaaCCCCAGCTCAACCTCAGAGACCTCTGACCTGTGCTTTCCCCCTTAACTGCCCCAGTGTTCCCCCTCGAGGAATACAACTCAGGAGCTCAGTGCAGGGCCACAGCCTGTCGCCCTGCAGCCTCACAATGCCCCTGTCctggcaaacacacaggcagg GCCACAGACCACGCAGTGACCCTGTGCTGGAGAAGCTTCacggaggaggtggtggagcagAGAGCCTGGgatcaggaagctgctgcagcaccccTCCAGGCAGCTCTTGTTACTCCTCCCAGCGTAGCAGCCCAGCACTGCCATCAACCACCAATCACCCGGACTCTCCTCTGCGCCCCTCCATCACCCGTTCTCTCTCCCATCTCCTTctggaagaggatgaggaggagccAGAGACCAACGTAGACACAGGAGTCCCTGTATCACTTACACACTCTGACACAGCAGTCAAAACAATTGCTCGTTCTTCCTCCATGGACCTTTTGATGAGTCTGCGCTCTGAGAGGCCTGCAGCTGTCGGGGCTTCAGCTGGTGAGGGTCTGGCCAAGGAGCTCATTGAATGTCTGCCAGGGACACGCATACACCCTCAGTGCCCCTCCAGGACATGGGGCTCCGCCGGTTGTACAGATGCAGCCAGGAAGGGctgtggcagcaggactgtggcagcaggacagagCCCCTCCAGAGGGCCCGTGGTGGAGAACAGGACTACTGCTGAGCTGCTATCAGCACGCACAAACAATGAGGAGCCACTGGACGAGTTCTTCATCTAA